The Doryrhamphus excisus isolate RoL2022-K1 chromosome 1, RoL_Dexc_1.0, whole genome shotgun sequence genome includes a window with the following:
- the enam gene encoding enamelin, translated as MAHVVLMMCLLVACSAAPAQESQNNEQIAAHANEALRWMEMYRLYQQQGMVANPFLPAAEAPAEPAAAVVTVDAAPAQPATGAPPPPPPPPPQAPAQSAGEASEEENDEAESAPKLAAPLNSDEEAEEAEEAEEEESAAEAAANASVPVAAVDVPAEVVEASPNGGDVATLNAAPPGSEVGDVAGGHAAAPEADAPVAGSEPSVPK; from the exons ATGGCGCATGTCGTCCTCATGATGTGCCTGCTTGTGGCTTGCTCAGCGGCTCCT GCTCAGGAGAGTCAAAACAACGAG CAGATTGCTGCACACGCCAATGAGGCCCTGAGGTGGATGGAGATGTATCGGTTGTACCAGCAGCAG GGGATGGTTGCAAACCCTTTCCTTCCTGCTGCAGAAGCTCCT GCTGAACCTGCTGCTGCAGTGGTG ACGGTGGATGCTGCACCAGCTCAGCCAGCCACtggcgctcctcctcctccacctcctcctccacctcagGCTCCTGCACAGTCAGCTGGAGAAGCATCAGAGGAAGAGAACGAC GAGGCTGAATCTGCTCCAAAATTAGCTGCTCCTCTAAACTCTGATGAAGAGGCTGAAGAAGCAGAGGAAGCAGAAGAGGAGGAGTCAGCCGCAGAGGCCGCCGCCAATGCATCTGTTCCTGTAGCTGCTGTCGACGTGCCGGCTGAGGTTGTGGAGGCTTCACCAAATGGTGGCGACGTGGCAACTTTGAACGCTGCACCACCTGGCTCTGAAGttggagatgttgcaggaggACATGCTGCTGCTCCTGAGGCTGACGCTCCTGTCGCAGGATCAGAGCCTTCAGTGCCAAAGTAA